The window GCAAGGGCGATGGCACGTTTGAGTGCAACAAATAAAAGAAGTTAAATAGCAGAGTTCTTTTTGAGTCTATACAGGATTTTATTTTAAATCTTGTATAGACTCTTTAATTTTCAATAAAATGTCATAGCATTTACATAAAAATATAGTGTTTTTATGCTAAAAAAATATTTTTTGGAAAAATTGCTGTATTTAAACGAAATTTGTATAAAGGGAATGGGCAATTTGGGCGATATACTAAGGGAGTATTACAATAATGTAACAACAGAATAACAAGGAGGTTAAAAGTATGAAATCTAAGTTCAGAGTTCAAAGTATTTTAGTTGCAGCAGCTTTATTTTTTTCGACTACAAATGTAGCATTAGCAGATGGGATATCACCAAAGCCTGATGTGGCAAATATCACAGTTACAAATAATGCTGGCATGGCAGATACTGTTAAAGTAACTTCATTAGCAGTAGGTGATGTAGTAAGGGTTTACAGCCCCACGACTCAGATAGGTACTGCAACTGTAATGACAGGGAAGTCAGAAGCTATTGTAAGTATTCCTCAGATAGGTACAGATTCAGGTGTTATATATGTATCTGTAACTAATATCAGTAGTTTAGAGAGTGATAAGGTAGAAAAAGCATACATAGCGGAAGCAACAAGTACTGATCCTGTAGCAGATAATATTACGGTAACAAATAACGTAACAGGAAAATCAGATACAGCAAAGGTAACCGGACTTGAGGCAGGAGATGTAATAAAGGTATACGAGGATGATACAGTAACTACAACATTGGGAACAGCAACAGTTGCAGCAACAGCAACAGAAGCTACCGTTACAATCAGACAGCTGGGAGTAGAAGAAGGAAAAGTATATGTAACAGTGACATCACCGGGTAAGAAAGAAAGTACAAGAGTAGAAAAGGCATACGATGCAGAAGAAGTAACAGAGGCATTAAAAGCTGATGCGATAACAGTAACAAATAACGCAGGAAAAGCAGATACAGTAGCTGTAACCGGACTTACAGCAGGAGACATAGTAAAGGTATACAAAGACGGAACAGCTACTACAGCAGCGGGAACAGCAACAGTAGGAACAGGAAAAACAGAAGCTTTAGTTAGCATAACCCAATTAGGTACAGAAGCTGGAAAGGTATATGTAACTTTGACAAGTGCAGGTAAACTGGAAAGCACAAGAACAGAAGTAGCATATACAGAAGAAGCAACAAGTACTGCACCTGTAGCGGATAATATTACTGTAACAAACAACGTAACAGGAAAATCAGATACAGTAAAGGTAACCGGACTTGAGGCAGGAGATGTAGTAAAGGTATACAAGGACGATACAGTAACTGCAACATTGGGAACAGCAACAGTTGCAGCAACAGCAACAGAAGCTACCGTTACAATCAGACAGCTGGGCGTAGAAGAAGGAAAAGTATATGTAACAGTGACATCACCGGGTAAGAAAGAAAGTACAAGAGTAGAAAAGGCATACGATGCAGAAGAAGTAACAGAGGCATTAAAAGCTGATGCGGTAACAGTAACAAATAACGCAGGAAAAGCAGATACAGTAGCTGTAACCGGACTTACAGCAGGAGACATAGTAAAGGTATACAAGGACGGAACAGCTACTACAGCAGCGGGAACAGCAACAGTAGGAACAGGAAAAACAGAAGCTTTAGTTAGTATAACCCAATTAGGCACAGAAGCTGGAAAGGTATATGTAACTTTGACAAGTGCAGGTAAACTGGAAAGCACAAGAACAGAAGTAGCATATACAGAAGAAGCAACAAGTACTGCACCTGTAGCGGATAATATTACTGCAACAAACAACGTAACAGGAAAATCAGATACAGTAAAGGTAACCGGACTTGAGGCAGGAGATGTAGTAAAGGTATACAAGGACGATACAGTAACTGCAACATTGGGAACAGCAACAGTTGCAGCAACAGCAACAGAAGCTACCGTTATAATCAGACAGCTGGGAGTGGAAGAAGGAAAAGTATATGTAACAGTGACATCACCGGGTAAGAAAGAAAGTACAAGAGTAGAAAAGGCATACGATGCAGAAGAAGTAACAGAGGCATTAAAAGCTGATGCGATAACAGTAACAAATAACGCAGGAAAAGCAGATACAGTAGCTGTAACCGGACTTACAACAGGAGACATAGTAAAGGTATACAAGGACGGAACAGCTACTACAGCAGCGGGAACAGCAACAGTAGGAACAGGAAAAACAGAAGCTTTAGTTAGTATAACCCAATTAGGCACAGAAGCTGGAAAGGTATATGTAACTTTGACAAGTGCAGGTAAACTGGAAAGCACAAGAACAGAAGTAGCATATACAGAAGAAGCAACAAGTACTGCACCTGTAGCGGATAATATTACTGCAACAAACAACGTAACAGGAAAATCAGATACAGTAAAGGTAACCGGACTTGAGGCAGGAGATGTAGTAAAGGTATACAAGGACGATACAGTAACTGCAACATTGGGAACAGCAACAGTTGCAGCAACAGCAACAGAAGCTACCGTTACAATCAGACAGCTGGGAGTGGAAGAAGGAAAAGTATATGTAACAGTGACATCACCGGGTAAGAAAGAAAGTACAAGAGTAGAAAAGGCATACGATGCAGAAGAAGTAACAGAGGCATTAAAAGCTGATGCGGTAACAGTAACAAATAACGCAGGAAAAGCAGATACAGTAGCTGTAACCGGACTTACAGCAGGAGACATAGTAAAGGTATACAAAGACGGAACAGCTACTACAGCAGCGGGAACAGCAACAGTAGGAACAGGAAAAACAGAAGCTTTAGTTAGCATAACTCAATTAGGTACAGAAGCCGGAAAGGTATATGTAACTGTAACAAGTGCAGGTAAACTGGAAAGCACAAGAACAGAAGTAGCATATACAGAAGAAGCAACAAGTACTGCACCTGTAGCGGATAATATTACTGTAACAAACAACGTAACAGGAAAATCAGATACAGTAAAGGTAACCGGACTTGAGGCAGGAGATGTAGTAAAGGTATACAAGGACGATACAGTAACTGCAACATTGGGAACAGCAACAGTTGCAGCAACAGCAACAGAAGCTACCGTTACAATCAGACAGCTGGGCGTAGAAGAAGGAAAAGTATATGTAACAGTGACATCACCGGGTAAGAAAGAAAGTACAAGAGTAGAAAAGGCATACGATGCAGAAGAAGTAACAGAGGCATTAAAAGCTGATGCGGTAACAGTAACAAATAACGCAGGAAAAGCAGATACAGTAGCTGTAACCGGACTTACAGCAGGAGACATAGTAAAGGTATACAAAGACGGAACAGCTACTACAGCAGCGGGAACAGCAACAGTAGGAACAGGAAAAACAGAAGCTTTAGTTAGCATAACTCAATTAGGTACAGAAGCCGGAAAGGTATATGTAACTGTAACAAGTGCAGGTAAACTGGAAAGCACAAGAACAGAAGTAGCATATACAGAAGAAGCAACAAGTACTGCACCTGTAGCGGATAATATTACTGCAACAAACAACGTAACAGGAAAATCAGATACAGTAAAGGTAACCGGACTTGAGGCAGGAGATGTAGTAAAGGTATACAAGGACGATACAGTAACTGCAACATTGGGAACAGCAACAGTTGCAGCAACAGCAACAGAAGCTACCGTTACAATCAGACAGCTGGGAGTGGAAGAAGGAAAAGTATATGTAACAGTAACATCCTCAGGTAAGAAAGAAAGTACAAGAGTAGAAAAGGCATACGATGCAGAAGAAGTAACAGAGGCATTAAAAGCTGATGCGATAACAGTAACAAATAACGCAGGAAAATCAGATACAGTAGCTGTAACCGGACTTACAGCAGGAGACATAGTAAAGGTATACAAGGACGAAACAGCTACTACAGCAGCGGGAACAGCAACAGTAGCAACAGGAAAGACAGAAGCTTTAGTTAGCATAACTCAATTAGGTACAGAAGCAGGAAAGGTATATGTAACTGTAACAAGTGCGGGCAAGCTGGAAAGCACAAGAACAGAAGTAGCATATGCAGCTGAAGAGGTAACTGCTGATCCTAATGCGGATAAAGTTTTGGCCATTAATAATACCGGAAATGATTTGGTTCTTGTATATGGTTTAACAGCAGGAGATGTAGTAACTATCTATGATGCAGCAGAAGCCGGAAAAGCAATTGGTACTTCAACAGTAGCAGCTGCACAGTCACAGGTTGTAATTACAATTTCTCAACTTGGACAGGCAGGCGGAACTTTCTACTTTACAGTTACTAACTCTGGTAAGCGTGAAAGTAAAAGAATAGCAGTTACATTTACTGCTGAGTAAAGTATAGCAGTTAAAAGAAAGCTGTACACTAAGAAATTGGTGTACAGCTTTTTTTGTATTTAATGTGACATTAACATTACAAAATGTACAACCTTATAAAATCTATTCTAAAAATTGCCGATAAGGTATAATAAAAGAAATTTTTGGGGGTATATGCTTTGATTTCTAACAGGGGAAAAAAATATCATAAATTTAAACACATTTCTAAGTTAGCAATAATGCTTGCAGCAGCTATTTTGATGCAAAGCCTAGTTGTACTTAATACAGCAGCCGCTACTGTAAAATCAAATATCACTGCTTTAGTACATAATGTAAATGTGGTTACCCTCAATTGGAATGACTATTTAACTAATGAGATAAATTATTATTTGGAGCGAAGTGTTGACGGAGGGATATTTTCAACGGTCTCTTACGCTGCTGCAAATCTTACAACTTTCACAGACAGCACCGTTCAACCCGGGCATATTTATACTTACAGGGTAAAAGTTATGGATTCCACTTATACAACATATGTGTATGCTGATGAAATTTCAATTCGCACAGATGAAGTTGCAAGACCGGATTCTTTGACGCCTACAACGGTTTCATCTAATCAGATAGATTTAAAATGGACTTATCCTGCGGGTAAGATAAGCAATACTATAATAGAGCGAAGAACGGAAGGCTCTACCTCCTGGACGGAAGTATCCAGAGTTCCGGCAGGTCAGAATGCATACAGTGACAAGGCAATAGCGGCGGGTATAAAGTATTATTATAAAGTCAGGTCGTATTCAACGGAGTATATAAAATCCTCTGCTTATCCTGATGAATATGACGGAATCAGTGCGGTTTCAATGTTGCCCAGACCGTCAAACCTGTCGGGATTTGCTCTTTCAGGGTATAAAATACAGCTAAAATGGCAGGATGTATCATTTGAAACGGCATATATTATTGAAAGAAGAGCATCCAACGAAGGTGCTTTCACTGAAGTTGCAGTATTGCCACAGAATACCACCAGCTATATTGATAACGTTGCACATGAAAATTCCATATACAGCTACAGGATTAAGGCATTAACAGGTGTTACCAGTTCCGAGTATTCAGATGTTCTGAATGTGGCCAGTACATATTTAAAGCCTCCTTCATGGCTCACGGCTGTCAGTGTAGATGGTAAAAAAATCAGTTTGTCATGGCAGGATTTGACTACCAATGAAACAGGCTTTGAGATATGGAGAAAAGCTCCTGCTGAAACAGAGTATACATTGTATGATACAATGGGTAGAAATGCAAACAGTTATATTGATTTGAATGTATCTCCACAAAAAAACTATTCCTATAAGGTAAGGGCAAAAATTAATGATAATGAAGTATATTCTGATTTCTCCAATGAATCCGGTGCTTTAACAACGCCTCTGAGTCCTCCTGCAAACTTGTCATTTAACATTATAAGTAAAACAGAGGTTGAGCTTACTTGGGATGATACCAGCAGTATGGAGGCAGGCTTTATAGTAGAGAAAAAGATTGGTTTGCTGTCACAGTGGTATCAGATCTCACAGCTTGAGCCTAATGTAACAAAATATAATGATAAATGGATAAGCAGTACGGAACCTACTTTTTACAGAATTAAGGCCTTTGACAGGTCAACGGCTGTCAGCTACAGCAATGAGGTACAGTTGTCATTAGATGCTCCTGAAGTCCCCAGCAATTTGCAAACTTCCGTTCTATCAACTAATGACGTGAAGCTATCATGGAAGGACAATTCTTCTACCGAAGAAGGATTTATAATTGAGGCAAAGCAGTTGTATCTTTTCAGAGAAATAGGCAGAGTTGATTCAAATGTGACAACTTTTATATATCACGATGCTATACCCGGAAGAACAATGACATACAGAATCAGAGCTGTAAAGGGTTTGGTTCAGAGCAATCCTTCAAATGAGGTTGCCACAGTTACTTTGGTAAATAATACATACAGTGATTTGGGGTCTGTAAGCTGGGCGGCAGAGGCAATCAATAACCTTGCAAGCAGAAATGTATTCGAAGACAAAAGTAATAAATTTAACCCAAAACAGTCTATTAGCAGAGGGGAATACTGTGCCATGCTCGTTAGAAGCCTTGGCATGGAAAAAGCAGTGGCAGGAAGATTTGCCGATGTTACCGTAAAACATAAATATTATAAGGAAATTATGTTATCAGAGTACTTTGGTATAATAAGCAAGGATAAAAATAACAAGATTTACCCGGATAAGCTTATAACAAGAGAACAGGCCACGGTAATGCTTGCTTTGGCTCTGAAAATAAAGGGAACTCCATTACCTCAAAAGGACAGCAGTACTTTGAAGGAGTTTGCAGATTTTAAGTTGATTTCATATTCATCTTCCAGAAATATAGCCGCTGCATGCGGAGTAGGTATTATTTCTGGAAGAATAATTAAAGGGCGGGTTTACTTGCAGCCCTCAAATAATGTAACAAGGGCAGAAGCTGCATTAATGGTATATAAGGGATTAATTTATAATCAAGGTAATCAATAAAGAAGAGAAGGAGCAAGTTAATGAAACGATATGCAAACAAACTATCTCTGATGCTTGCAGTAATATATTTTATGGTTATTCCCCTGTCTGCATTTGCAACAACGGGAACATCATATTCCAACTACACAGGTTCATTGCTGAGCAAATGGAAAAACAACGGTGTATTGGATAAAAGTTACTCAAGTCTGGACTTAAACAAGCCTGTTGAGAAGATTGATTTTATTAAAATGCTCAACGCAATTTTGAAGACGTCAAAAAAGGCTGATATTAATTTTAGCGACGTACCAAAGAACTCATGGTATGGACAGGAGCTTGCAAAGGCTGCTGCATCCGGATTTGTTTCAGCTGAAAATAATACAAAATTCAACCCATTTGCTTATATGACCAGAGTAGAGGCGGCAGAGATGTCGGCATATGTTTTTGGACTTGAACTTAAAGATGATAAAGTACTCAGTAAAATAACTGATGGTAAGGCTCTTGAACAGAAGCAGCTGAATAATTTGGCTGCGGTGATAGAAAAAGGCGGACTTACAGAGGTTGCTGCCGGAAGATATGCACCATTGGGAGTACTTAAGCTAAAGGATGCTTTAGTTATGCTGGATAAATGCGTGGGGCAGATTGCTCTTAAATCGGGAGCCATAACTGCTAATGCATCAGGTAATATGTTTATCAGTGTGGGAGCCGTTACTCTAAAAGGTATTTCCATTGCCGGAGATTTGATTATCGGTGAGGGTGTGGGCGACGGAGTTGTTACTCTGGAGAGTGTGAAACTGTCAGGAAGGCTTATAATAAGAGGAGGAGGGCCTAACGGGGTAATTATAAAAAATTCTCAGATAGGCGGGAACCTGACCGTTGAAAAGAGTGAAGGCAATGTATATATAAGAGTGGTTGGAAATACAACTATTAAGCAGGCATATTTAAAATCGGGTTGTACCATTGAAGAAGGTTACCTGACAAGCGGAGAGGGCTTTGTAAATGTCACTGCCATGCATGGGGCTTTTGATGGACAGAATGTAACTTTAACAGGTGACTTTAAAAGTATAGTTGCGGAAAACAGTAATTTAAATATTAAATTGAGCGGCAATGCAGAAAATGTTGACCTGAATAAAGACGGTCTTGGAACTTTTTCTCTTTTATCGGGAACTGTTAAGACGATATCTGTGGGAGTATCAAAAAAACAGCTTGAATTTTTGGGCGGAAAGATTACCACCCTTAATGTTCTAAAGGATGCCAAGGGAAATAAA of the Ruminiclostridium papyrosolvens DSM 2782 genome contains:
- a CDS encoding S-layer homology domain-containing protein, which encodes MISNRGKKYHKFKHISKLAIMLAAAILMQSLVVLNTAAATVKSNITALVHNVNVVTLNWNDYLTNEINYYLERSVDGGIFSTVSYAAANLTTFTDSTVQPGHIYTYRVKVMDSTYTTYVYADEISIRTDEVARPDSLTPTTVSSNQIDLKWTYPAGKISNTIIERRTEGSTSWTEVSRVPAGQNAYSDKAIAAGIKYYYKVRSYSTEYIKSSAYPDEYDGISAVSMLPRPSNLSGFALSGYKIQLKWQDVSFETAYIIERRASNEGAFTEVAVLPQNTTSYIDNVAHENSIYSYRIKALTGVTSSEYSDVLNVASTYLKPPSWLTAVSVDGKKISLSWQDLTTNETGFEIWRKAPAETEYTLYDTMGRNANSYIDLNVSPQKNYSYKVRAKINDNEVYSDFSNESGALTTPLSPPANLSFNIISKTEVELTWDDTSSMEAGFIVEKKIGLLSQWYQISQLEPNVTKYNDKWISSTEPTFYRIKAFDRSTAVSYSNEVQLSLDAPEVPSNLQTSVLSTNDVKLSWKDNSSTEEGFIIEAKQLYLFREIGRVDSNVTTFIYHDAIPGRTMTYRIRAVKGLVQSNPSNEVATVTLVNNTYSDLGSVSWAAEAINNLASRNVFEDKSNKFNPKQSISRGEYCAMLVRSLGMEKAVAGRFADVTVKHKYYKEIMLSEYFGIISKDKNNKIYPDKLITREQATVMLALALKIKGTPLPQKDSSTLKEFADFKLISYSSSRNIAAACGVGIISGRIIKGRVYLQPSNNVTRAEAALMVYKGLIYNQGNQ